One part of the Leucoraja erinacea ecotype New England chromosome 17, Leri_hhj_1, whole genome shotgun sequence genome encodes these proteins:
- the orc6 gene encoding origin recognition complex subunit 6 produces the protein MERDVVGRLALRLGLQARKVVGKAEEYLRLSEVKCIGFSAHVTATSGAAMCLDLAATSLKHPLDKDFIIKLSGLNKTVYQSHLKALESILGLHAQLGIRDLALQFGCIEAVDASSKILQRYESSLSEAQQDELDFSKPLFTTAALYTACKCLKIKIDKIKLVASSGVKKTIFDRLCSQMETFGKVICNESAEKSKQNKRQRTFLELLEKEEDEEPTEPKREKAEPEVTKKQDYEDWKKRILENAAKAKMMNS, from the exons ATGGAGCGGGACGTGGTCGGGCGACTGGCGCTGCGGCTCGGGCTGCAGGCCCGTAAGGTCGTGGG GAAAGCAGAAGAGTACTTGCGCTTGTCTGAGGTGAAGTGCATAGGGTTTTCTGCACACGTGACAGCAACAAGTGGCGCCGCCATGTGTCTTGATCTTGCAGCAACTTCACTTAAACATCCGCTTGATAAA GATTTTATCATTAAGCTATCTGGATTGAACAAGACAGTTTACCAGAGCCATCTGAAAGCCTTGGAAAGTATCCTTGGTCTTCATGCTCAGCTAGGAATCCGAGATCTGGCATTACAGTTCGGCTGTATCGAGGCAGTGGATGCATccagcaaaatactgcagag ATATGAAAGCAGTCTGTCAGAAGCTCAACAAGATGAGCTTGATTTCTCAAAGCCCCTTTTCACTACTGCGGCTCTATACACTGCATGCAA ATGTTTGAAAATCAAGATTGATAAGATCAAGCTTGTTGCTTCATCTGGTGTGAagaagactatctttgatcgactCTGCTCTCAGATGGAAACGTTTGGGAAAGTTATTTGCA ATGAATCTGCTGAAAAATCTAAACAGAATAAAAGACAGAGGACATTCCTAGAATTATTAGAAAAGGAGGAAG ATGAAGAACCAACAGAACCCAAACGGGAAAAAGCCGAACCCGAAGTCACAAAAAAACAGGATTATGAAGACTGGAAAAAGCGAATTCTAGAAAATGCAGCCAAGGCTAAGATGATGAATTCTTAG